The following proteins are encoded in a genomic region of Nicotiana sylvestris chromosome 4, ASM39365v2, whole genome shotgun sequence:
- the LOC104211312 gene encoding protein MIZU-KUSSEI 1-like: MRQQQQPFGALSRTSSCKNSKKIIPSTYPRSTSINHDLNESFSDKSLVPKNGSSTSSTNINPITKSRIGVSALIKSLISIISFPTIFPACKWLNLPTQFSITPSLGRKLTGTLFGHRRGHVTFAVQDDPKSEPVLLIELAISTSSLVKEMSSGLVRIALECEKMVAPPQTAARGSGNRLRVELFQEPVWTMYCNGRKCGHALSRACTDSDWHVLGTVQSVSVGAGVIPVVDDGRKISATEGELLYMRAKFERVVGSRDSEAFYMMNPDGNGGPELSIFLLRI; this comes from the coding sequence atgagacaacaacaacaacctttTGGTGCTCTTTCAAGAACAAGTAGCTGCaaaaattccaagaaaataattCCTTCCACTTATCCAAGATCAACTTCTATAAACCATGATTTAAATGAGAGTTTTTCAGATAAATCTCTTGTTCCAAAAAATGGAAGTTCCACGTCATCAACAAATATTAATCCAATAACCAAATCAAGAATTGGAGTTTCAGCTCTAATTAAGTCACTAATCAGTATTATCTCATTTCCTACTATATTTCCTGCATGCAAGTGGCTTAATCTCCCGACCCAATTTTCCATTACGCCGTCTCTTGGCCGGAAACTCACCGGAACACTATTTGGTCACCGGAGAGGACACGTCACCTTCGCCGTTCAAGACGATCCGAAATCAGAACCAGTACTTTTAATCGAGCTCGCAATTTCAACTTCGTCTTTGGTGAAGGAAATGTCATCTGGGCTCGTAAGGATAGCGTTAGAATGCGAGAAAATGGTGGCGCCTCCGCAGACGGCGGCGCGTGGGAGTGGAAACAGGCTGCGCGTGGAACTTTTTCAGGAGCCCGTGTGGACTATGTACTGTAATGGGAGGAAGTGTGGGCACGCGCTTTCACGCGCGTGTACAGATTCGGATTGGCACGTGCTTGGTACCGTGCAGAGCGTGTCCGTCGGTGCCGGAGTGATTCCGGTGGTGGACGACGGCCGGAAAATTAGTGCGACGGAAGGTGAGTTGTTATACATGAGAGCTAAATTTGAACGAGTTGTGGGGAGTCGTGACTCAGAAGCTTTTTATATGATGAATCCAGATGGTAATGGAGGTCCTGAACTCAGTATTTTTTTACttagaatataa